TTCACCTATGGCGATCCTGCTGGCGCCAAGCCGCCCCTCGTGCAGAACTACCGCCCCGATACCGTGACCGACCTGAACGGTCTGGGCATCGGTGGCGTACCGGCGCTGTTCAAGGCCATGACGATGCAGGCCGGCCTAAATTATCAGGTGAGCCTGGAGACCGAGCCCGGTTCGGGCCTGGATTTTCACTACAAGAACCGCTTCAACACGATCGTGAAACCGTTCGACATGGTGCTGCTGCAAAGCTACAGCACGCTCGACGGCGCCAAGCCGGGCAACCCGGAAACGCTGATCCGCTATTCCGGCCTGCTGGCCAATGCGTTTCGAGAACAGAATCCGGATGTCGACGTGCGCCTGACGTCGACCTGGTCGCGCGCCGACCTGACGTACCAGAATGCCAATAGCCCGTGGTTTGGGAAATCGATCTACGCAATGGCGCAGGACGTGCGCGCCGGCTACGATGCCGCCGATTCGGCCTCAAGCATCATCAGTGGCGTGATCCCCGTGGGCCAGGCCTGGAGCCAGGCCATCGCAGGCGGCCTGGCCGATGCCAACCCGTACGACGGCATTGGCGCCGGCCAGATCAACCTGTGGGCGCCGGACTCCTACCACGGCAGCAACTACGGCTACTACCTGGAAGCGCTGACCATCTTCGGCAACGTCACCGGCCTCGATCCACGCTCGCTGGGCGCGGACGATTACGTCGCGCGCGACCTCGGCATCGATGTGGCGACTGCGCTGGCCCTGCAAGGCTTTGCTGCCGCGCAGCTGGACGCGGAAGAAGTGCCCGAGCCCGGCATGCTGGCCATGTTCGCGACTGTCGGTGGCTTGCTGGTCGCCGTGCGCCGCCGTCGTGGCAATGCCAAGGCACGCCACGGCGCAGCCGCGTAGCACCTGATTACGACACTGGCTGCCATGTCTGTACGAATGGCCATAACTTCTGGCTGATTTGCACGATGTGGCAGTCAGGCAGGTCAATACTGCAGGTTCTGCCAAATTTCCGTTTGGAAATTACTCACACTTTCTCACTTTTCTCATCAAATTTACCGATCTCCGGTCTGCCAGTAGATACAAGAATGGCAAGAAGGCGCACGATCCGACAGACTTTTAGCAGGGAAAGATATTGAACGTCGCCAACAGTTTCTCTGAATCTATATTTTTCAGGTTAAATGGTGAAAAATCACTATGCGAGACTTTGATGCCGACCCAACCCAACCTGCTGCCTGTCTACCGCCATGCCGACCGCTTGCTGATCATCGTGCTATGGGCGATGCTGGGCTTTTCGCTGGCATTGGCCGGCATGCACGACACCATGAAATGGTCGCTTTTCGTCGGCCTGCCGATCGTGGCCATCGCGAGCGGCGTCACGTTCCTGGCCAGCGGCACGCTCACGAGCCGGCTGGTCAATGCCGGCGCGCTGATGGCCATGTGCGCGCTGCACATCCATCAAGGTAACGGCCGGGAAGAACTGCACTTCGGGATCTTTGTCTCGCTGGCGATCCTGCTCTGCTACCGCGACTGGCGCGTGATTCTGTTCGCGGCAGGCCTGACCGCCGTGCACCACTTCAGCTTCAACTACCTGCAAGAGCTCGGCTACGGCGTCATTTGCCTGACCCGGCCGGGACTGGCAATCGTCTTCATCCACGCCGGCTACGTCATCGTCGAAACGATGGTGCTGTGCTACATCGCGCTGGTGCTGCAACGCGAAGCGCTGCGCTCGGCCGAACTGCGCGCCAGCGTGTCGATGCTGCAGGCCCAGCACGGGATCATCGACCTGCGCTCGCTGGCGCCGGTCACCAGCAGCAGCGGCCGCGCCCTGCGCGATGTGCTGCACACGCTGCAGACGGCGATTGGCCAGGTACGCGACACGGTCGAGACCACACGCGGCGCCGCCAGCGACATTGCCGAAGGCAGCGCGCTGCTGTTCGAACACTCGCGGGACCAGACCGAGGCCTTCGGCCGCGCCGCCGCCTCCATCGACGAACTCGGCGACATCATCCGCGCCAATGCCGAGCACGCCCGGCAAGCCAATGCGCTGGC
This window of the Oxalobacteraceae sp. CFBP 8761 genome carries:
- a CDS encoding PEP-CTERM sorting domain-containing protein (PEP-CTERM proteins occur, often in large numbers, in the proteomes of bacteria that also encode an exosortase, a predicted intramembrane cysteine proteinase. The presence of a PEP-CTERM domain at a protein's C-terminus predicts cleavage within the sorting domain, followed by covalent anchoring to some some component of the (usually Gram-negative) cell surface. Many PEP-CTERM proteins exhibit an unusual sequence composition that includes large numbers of potential glycosylation sites. Expression of one such protein has been shown restore the ability of a bacterium to form floc, a type of biofilm.), which encodes MTIPCSLRRSGTALFAAFALGGLAVPASATTILFVGNSFTYGDPAGAKPPLVQNYRPDTVTDLNGLGIGGVPALFKAMTMQAGLNYQVSLETEPGSGLDFHYKNRFNTIVKPFDMVLLQSYSTLDGAKPGNPETLIRYSGLLANAFREQNPDVDVRLTSTWSRADLTYQNANSPWFGKSIYAMAQDVRAGYDAADSASSIISGVIPVGQAWSQAIAGGLADANPYDGIGAGQINLWAPDSYHGSNYGYYLEALTIFGNVTGLDPRSLGADDYVARDLGIDVATALALQGFAAAQLDAEEVPEPGMLAMFATVGGLLVAVRRRRGNAKARHGAAA
- a CDS encoding chemotaxis protein translates to MPTQPNLLPVYRHADRLLIIVLWAMLGFSLALAGMHDTMKWSLFVGLPIVAIASGVTFLASGTLTSRLVNAGALMAMCALHIHQGNGREELHFGIFVSLAILLCYRDWRVILFAAGLTAVHHFSFNYLQELGYGVICLTRPGLAIVFIHAGYVIVETMVLCYIALVLQREALRSAELRASVSMLQAQHGIIDLRSLAPVTSSSGRALRDVLHTLQTAIGQVRDTVETTRGAASDIAEGSALLFEHSRDQTEAFGRAAASIDELGDIIRANAEHARQANALATQASGIAVVGGRQVGAVVERMGLIDTSSRQIAEITAVIDGIAFQTNILALNAAVEAARAGEQGRGFAVVAAEVRQLAQRSGAAAREIKGLIEESVRQVSAGSALAQEAGRTMDNIVQSVTDVTGMVGRISAAGDDQAVRVEAVADAIGAMDRSLQHNTQMVSKTAAAADSLQQRAHGLAQIVRIFRLDPPGTAQMGLS